The DNA region GCTTCCTCGTAGTCTCACCTCATAAACAATTGATCATCAATTTATAATCTATTGTATAGCACCAAAACTATTAGATGATGAATTCTTAAAAATCTAACATCATCTCTACTCCGAAACAGGGTATCTCTCTAAAATTAGGAAATAATGCTATTTTCCATTAATTAAGATTTTGGGATCAATGATTGGAGGGGCCGCGGCCGGGATTTGAACCCGGGACCTCGGGATATCTACCCCCGGCCATTATTAGGAGCCCACAGTCCCGCGCTCTTCCAGGCTGAGCTACCGCGGCCACCACTTCCGCAGCATATATACCCAGGCAACTTAAATCCTTATAACCTGGAAACCTATCCTTAGAGGGATATCTCCTAGATTGATCTTATAGAGAGAGGTGTCTTCATTGTTAGTAATAAAAGCCACTTAGTAGAATCATATATTGAGGTTCTAGGATTTGGATGGTTTAAGAGAATATGGAGAGATGAACCCGCTTGATAAAAAAGCTTTCGAGATCATCATGAGCCATAGCCAAAAAGGGGGTATTGTGCAGTCAGAGCTTTGGAAGATGCTGGGTGTGGATAGTAAAGAGGGATCTAAGATAGTATTGAGACTCCTTAGAAGGGGTCTTATAGCTAGAAAAGAGATCAACCATAATGGGAGAAAAACATATGTCTTGATGGTAGCGCATCATAGTGAGGAGAGAGAGATAGATATAAGCATAGATGATGTAATACATATACCATGTTTCACATGTGAATATCTATACCTAGAATGTGGAGATACTTCAAAGCTCAACCCCTCAAACTGTGTTAAAATGGATAACTTTATCAAGAGCCTGAGGAAGTAAATCCGCTATATGCTGAAATCAAAGTAATCCATATCCTTACCTAGCTTCACAGCTTCTTCGACAAGCTTCTCTGCATCAGGAGGTCTACAGTATCTAGGTACTCTAGCCACAACTATTTTAATGGATGATCTCATAAGCTCTAAAGATCTATTGAGGTAATTCTGCAACGAAG from Sulfolobales archaeon includes:
- a CDS encoding MarR family transcriptional regulator, which gives rise to MDGLREYGEMNPLDKKAFEIIMSHSQKGGIVQSELWKMLGVDSKEGSKIVLRLLRRGLIARKEINHNGRKTYVLMVAHHSEEREIDISIDDVIHIPCFTCEYLYLECGDTSKLNPSNCVKMDNFIKSLRK